CGCGTACCGCGCGGACAAGGTCAAAAACCCCGCGCAAAGCTGGTCGGTCATCTTCGGCAGCGAGGACAAGATTCGCTTCGCCTTGCTCGACGATCCGCGCGAAGTGATCGGCGCGGCGCTGAAGTACCTCGGGTACAGCCTGAACTCCACGAGCACGCAAGAGCTCGCCAAGGCGCGTGATCTCATCGTGAAGACGAAGGCGAAGAAGGGCTTCGTGGGCTTCGACGGCGGCCCCGGCATTCGCAACAAGCTGCTCGCGGGCGAAATCGACCTCGGACAGATCTACGCGGGCGACGGTCTGCAGGGCGCGCAGGAAAACAAGAACCTCAAGCTGTTCATCCCGAAGGAAGGCACGACGATCTCCGTCGACAACCTCGTGGTGTTGAAGAACGCGCCGAACCGCGACCTCGCCGAGAAGTTCGTCAACTTCATCCTCGACGCGAAGGTCGGGGCGCGCATCAGCAACTACACTCAGTACGCCACCCCGAACGGCGCGGCTCGCCAGTACCTCGATCCCGCGTTGAAGTCCAACCAGGCGCTCTACCCGCCCGCCGTCGTCGCCAAAGGCTTCGAGAACATTCGCGAAGTCGGCAGCGCGACGCGCCTCTACGACCGCATCTGGACGCAAGTCAAAGCGCGCTGAACGCCCGCTCCTTCGGTTTCCTGCCCGCCCCTCTTCCTTCGTGGAAGAGGGGCGTTTGCATGCCCCGAGCTCGTCACGCGGGTCGGGAAGCGCGCTTCGCGTGCCGTCAAGCGGGCGCGGTGTCGCACAACTGCGCGAGGCGAATGCCGCCGAGGGTGTCTCGCCAGCCGAGCGTCATGGCGATCCAGGCGGCTTTGAGCTTGCAGTTGCCTTTGCGCTCTTGGGTGGGGCACTTCGCTTTGACTTGGCAGCCGTCGAGGATGACTTTGCCGGACACGGCTTCGACGACGTCGAGCAAGGTGAGCGTGTCGGGGTCGACGGCGAGTTTCACGCCGCCGCCTCGACCCATGGTGGACGTGACGAGATCCGCCTTGACGAGGGTGGAGAGGATTTTGGCGAGAAAGGCGGGCGGCGCTTGCAAGTCCTTGGCGATGGCGGCGGCGTTCGTGCCGGGATTCTCGGCGATGTTGATGAGGGCATGGATGGCGAGGCTTTCTTCGCGTTTGAGCATGTTTCGCAGGTCGTCCATGGCAATCTCCTCGCTGAGTCTTCTCGTGAAACTTGGGACAAAGGTCTCTTCGCGCTCGTGAACCTTCGCACTAAGCTTAACTCAGATAAGTTAGTCCGAGTTAAGAAACGAAGGGAAGTAGTCAAATGCAACGTCTCAGCAAAAACACCAAGCTCGCCGTCACCGCCACCATCCTCATCGGCGCCTTCCTGCTGGTCGCCGCCAGCGCGCCCAGCAGCGAACGCGACGTGGACATCCGCGACTTCGTCAACGCCTCGGGCGGAACGCTGACGGGCCGCCAAGCCACGGGCGAACTGCGCAACTTCACCCTCGAAGTCCACAAGATCGTCACCGAAATCGCTCCGGGCGTCAAAGTCGAACAGTGGGCCTACGGCTTTCCCGGTCAGCAAGCGACCGTGCCCGGCCCCGAACTGCGCGTGAAGGAAGGCGACGTCGTCTCCATCACCTTCAAAAACACCCACGACCAGCCGCACACCATCCACCTGCACGGCATCACGCGTCTCGCGCAGGACATGGACGGCATCAAGGAAGTGCTGCCCGGAGAGTCGTACACCTACACCTTCGTCGCCTCGCACGCGGGCACGTACGCCTATCACTGCCACTTCCAGACGTACCTGCACGCCGATATGGGCATGTACGGCGCCCTCGTCGTCGAACCGAGGGACGACGCCCAAAAGGTCTGGAATACCGAGCACACCCTCGTCCTCGACGAGTGGGACAGCCACCAAGACCCCAAGGCGCCGATCCACACGTCCACGCCCAACTACTTCCTCGTGAACGGCAAGTCCTTCCCGCTCGCCGAGAACATCAAGATCGCCGACAACGAGGTCAGCTTGCTGCGCGTCGTCAACATGGGTGACGAGCCGCACGCGTGGCACCTGCACGGCATGAACTTCCTCAAGATCGCCAAGGACGGCGAGAACTTGGAACACCCCACGCGAGAAGACGTCCTTTTCATCGCCCCCGGCGAGCGATACGACATCCTCGTCAAAGGCCGCGACGGCAGCTTCCCCTTCCACGACCACATGGTCAAGAACGTCACGAACAACGGCATCTACCCCGGCGGGATGCACGTCATGATCGAAGGCGGCACCCCCCTGACCTTCTCGGGCGACGTCGCGCCGACCTCGGACGCGCACGCCCACACCGGCCACGCGGCGACGACCGACCACGAGCACGCCATGGCCGACATGCCGGGCATGACCGCCCCCGCCAGCACGCCGCAGACCGTGCACATCAAGAACTTCGCCTTCGATCATCCTGTCGTGCACGTCAAGGCAGGCACGAAGGTCACGTGGATCAACGAGGACGCGGTGCCTCACAGCGTCACCGCCGGGACTCCCGGTCAAGACGCGCAGACGCGCGCCTTCGACTCGACGGGCGAAGCGAAAGGCAAGATGCAGTTGATGGCCCAAGGTCAAGCGTGGAGCTACACCTTCGACAAGAAGGGGACGTTCGAGTACTACTGCCTGCCGCATACCAACATGACCGCCACGGTCATCGTGGAATGACCTTCCCTCGGGGCCGCGCGAATGCGCGGCCCCGCCTCGCCCTACCAGGAGACGCATGCAGATCCTCACCGGCACCCTCTACGACCGCATGGGCGGCGCGCGAAGCGTCGAGAAGCTCGTGCACGCCTTTTACGACCAGGCGGCGCGCGACCCCGTCCTCTCCCCCGTCTTCACCGCCGCCGCGGCGGGCGACCCCGGCGCTTGGTGGGCGCGGCACCTGACGAAGATGGTGCGCTTCTGGACGAGCGTCTCAGGCGGACCGCCGTACTATCACGGCAGCCCCGTGCTCGCGCACGACGGCTTCGGGATCGAAGCGCGCCACTTCGACGCGTGGCTGACGTTGTGGCACGACGTTTTGTTCGACTCTCTCGAAGAGGACGTCGCACGCGAGCTTCTCGTGCGCGCCACCCGCATGCGGCACGTCCTAGAGCGCCACTTGAGCGGCGACGTCGGAAATTCCATGAACGCGTACGGCACCCGCCCCGAACGAGAACCGCAAGGAGGAAAACGATGAATTCCGAGCGCCCCGAATCCAACCCGCTTCCCGACGTCGCCTCCCATCCCGAAGTCAAGGTCTTTCGGCGCCGCCTCGATCCGCACGCCCGACTGCCCGAGCACACCCACAAGGGACGCGAAGTCGTCGTGACGGTCGTCTCGGGCGACCTCACGTTGACGCTCGGCGCGCAGGCGCGGTTCTTGACCGAGAATGACGTCGCCACCTTCGGCGGCGACGTCGTCACGAGCTTGCGAGCGGGCGAACGAGGAGCGGAATTCACCGTGACCCTCGTGCCCGTAACGGCCGTGCCACGAAGATAGACTTCGCCGTCGCCTTGATCGAGCCGACCGGCGAGAAGAGCATCCACCATTCGGCTGCCGGCGTTACAGCTCAAGAAGTCGGACGCCATCATGCCGAACGAGTGCGACGCGAGGACGTCGGGCGTACGCTCGTTTCGTGGGCGCGACTGTCACCAATCTGAGCTCGTGAAGTCGTGACGCCCGAGGGCTGTGAGACGAAGAGGCGGGCGGGTTGCACGTCGCGCCGAGGTGAACGCGAGCGCGCTTGTTCTCAAGAGACAGTGGAGCCCTCTTCACGCGGCGCTCGAGCGTGACTCGGGAAGCGTCGTTACCGTGAAGGCATGAACGATAAGCGTGTGCGGTCGCCGTGGTACTTGCCGCTCGTGGTGGGTGCTTTGACCCTCGGCATGGTCGCGTGCGCGCCCGAGCAGGAAACGACGGACTCGCGCTTGGAGCGAGACGTCGAGCAAGGCGTGCAGCGAAGCGTCGACGAGGTGCAGGAAAACGTGCAGCAGTTCGGGGAGGGCGTGCGCGACGTCGTCGACGACGCGTCGAAGGCCATCGACGACGTCGCGGACGGCGTGGAGCAAGGCGTGGAGAACGCGGTTCAGAACGGTCGCTGAGCGGCGGGCGGCGTTCACTTGGAAGTGAACGCCGCCCTTTTCGCTCTTGACATATTCCGGTATAGGCATATAATGAGATATGGCGAGAGCGGCCACCACCAGCGATGTCTTCAACGCCCTCGCCGAGCCGAAGCGGCGACAACTCGTGGATCTTCTCGCGAGCGGCGAACGCAGCGTAACCGACCTCGTCCGTCTGCTCGAACTCACCCAACCCGCCGTCTCCAAGCACCTGCGCGTCCTGCGCGACGTCGGGATCGTGCACGTTCGAGACGACGGTCGCCAGCGCCTCTACCGCCTCGATCCCCTTTCCCTGAGGCCCATCCACGACTGGGTGGCGCCTTACCAGCACCTCTGGAACCGCCGATTCGAAGCACTGGACAACGTGCTGGACGAACTCCAGCGACAGGAGGAACGAGATGACGGCAGCGAGTGAAGGCAAAACGGCGACGGTCACCCTTCCGAGCGACCGACAAATTCTCATCACGCGCGAATTCGACGCGCCCGCCCACCTTGTCTTCAAGGCGTTCACCACGCCCGAACTCGTGGGCCGCTGGTGGAGC
This genomic window from Deinococcus yavapaiensis KR-236 contains:
- a CDS encoding cupin domain-containing protein produces the protein MNSERPESNPLPDVASHPEVKVFRRRLDPHARLPEHTHKGREVVVTVVSGDLTLTLGAQARFLTENDVATFGGDVVTSLRAGERGAEFTVTLVPVTAVPRR
- a CDS encoding multicopper oxidase domain-containing protein; this encodes MQRLSKNTKLAVTATILIGAFLLVAASAPSSERDVDIRDFVNASGGTLTGRQATGELRNFTLEVHKIVTEIAPGVKVEQWAYGFPGQQATVPGPELRVKEGDVVSITFKNTHDQPHTIHLHGITRLAQDMDGIKEVLPGESYTYTFVASHAGTYAYHCHFQTYLHADMGMYGALVVEPRDDAQKVWNTEHTLVLDEWDSHQDPKAPIHTSTPNYFLVNGKSFPLAENIKIADNEVSLLRVVNMGDEPHAWHLHGMNFLKIAKDGENLEHPTREDVLFIAPGERYDILVKGRDGSFPFHDHMVKNVTNNGIYPGGMHVMIEGGTPLTFSGDVAPTSDAHAHTGHAATTDHEHAMADMPGMTAPASTPQTVHIKNFAFDHPVVHVKAGTKVTWINEDAVPHSVTAGTPGQDAQTRAFDSTGEAKGKMQLMAQGQAWSYTFDKKGTFEYYCLPHTNMTATVIVE
- a CDS encoding polyamine ABC transporter substrate-binding protein; the encoded protein is MKKLAFQFTVALAVAVSASHVVAQGAKQTLRLFIWSDYMDPAVIKDFEKKFGANVVIDTYESNESMLAKLQGGGARYDLAVPSDYIIQTMVKSNLLQELRAKNVPNLKNIASTFKSPKYDPGNKYSAAYQYSATAVAYRADKVKNPAQSWSVIFGSEDKIRFALLDDPREVIGAALKYLGYSLNSTSTQELAKARDLIVKTKAKKGFVGFDGGPGIRNKLLAGEIDLGQIYAGDGLQGAQENKNLKLFIPKEGTTISVDNLVVLKNAPNRDLAEKFVNFILDAKVGARISNYTQYATPNGAARQYLDPALKSNQALYPPAVVAKGFENIREVGSATRLYDRIWTQVKAR
- a CDS encoding truncated hemoglobin — encoded protein: MQILTGTLYDRMGGARSVEKLVHAFYDQAARDPVLSPVFTAAAAGDPGAWWARHLTKMVRFWTSVSGGPPYYHGSPVLAHDGFGIEARHFDAWLTLWHDVLFDSLEEDVARELLVRATRMRHVLERHLSGDVGNSMNAYGTRPEREPQGGKR
- a CDS encoding RrF2 family transcriptional regulator, coding for MDDLRNMLKREESLAIHALINIAENPGTNAAAIAKDLQAPPAFLAKILSTLVKADLVTSTMGRGGGVKLAVDPDTLTLLDVVEAVSGKVILDGCQVKAKCPTQERKGNCKLKAAWIAMTLGWRDTLGGIRLAQLCDTAPA
- a CDS encoding ArsR/SmtB family transcription factor, which gives rise to MARAATTSDVFNALAEPKRRQLVDLLASGERSVTDLVRLLELTQPAVSKHLRVLRDVGIVHVRDDGRQRLYRLDPLSLRPIHDWVAPYQHLWNRRFEALDNVLDELQRQEERDDGSE